A genomic region of Herbaspirillum sp. DW155 contains the following coding sequences:
- a CDS encoding branched-chain amino acid ABC transporter permease, translating to MRRTVLPWLLFALLLLLAPLVFAQSAALSLLSQMGTMVLLCLSCNMLLGEGGMLSFGHAVYSGLGAFGAIHLMNRMADGGVAFPVTLVPLAGGLTGALCAVVLGYLTTRRAGTTFAMITLGLVELVSACVLMFPEVFGGEGGISGNRVIGEPVLGISYGPQIQVYYLIAGWLLVCAIAIYALRHTPLGRILNAVRDNPERAAFIGYDPQRVRYLALILSAFFAGVAGGLSAINFEIVSAEYVGALRSGAILLFTFIGGTAYFYGPIIGGVVGVLFSSWLSAYTQAWQFYLGAFFILIVMTAPGGLASLTDRGWRLLRSGDIEARLLMRLGLWLMAALCTLAGVILATEMAYQASLGSLAETGGEGASLVLWGWSIDVHSARPWIVAMLLIAVGAMALAVWHRKGKGR from the coding sequence ATGCGACGCACCGTCCTTCCCTGGCTGCTGTTCGCCCTCCTGCTGCTGCTTGCGCCTCTGGTGTTTGCGCAAAGTGCAGCCTTGTCGCTGCTCTCGCAGATGGGCACGATGGTGTTGCTCTGCCTCTCCTGCAACATGTTGCTGGGCGAGGGCGGCATGCTCTCCTTCGGACATGCGGTGTATTCAGGGTTGGGGGCTTTTGGCGCGATCCATCTGATGAATCGCATGGCTGATGGGGGAGTGGCCTTTCCGGTGACCCTGGTGCCGCTGGCAGGCGGCCTGACCGGTGCACTCTGCGCGGTGGTGCTGGGCTATCTCACCACGCGCCGCGCCGGCACCACCTTTGCCATGATCACGCTGGGACTGGTGGAACTGGTGTCGGCCTGCGTGCTGATGTTTCCGGAAGTCTTTGGCGGCGAGGGCGGCATCTCGGGAAACCGCGTCATCGGCGAGCCGGTGCTGGGGATCAGCTACGGGCCGCAGATCCAGGTGTATTACCTGATCGCCGGCTGGCTGCTGGTCTGCGCCATCGCCATCTACGCGCTGCGCCACACGCCGCTGGGCCGCATCCTCAATGCCGTGCGCGACAATCCCGAACGCGCCGCCTTCATCGGCTACGATCCGCAGCGGGTGCGCTACCTGGCGCTGATCCTGTCGGCTTTCTTTGCCGGCGTCGCGGGCGGACTCTCGGCCATCAACTTCGAGATCGTCAGCGCCGAATACGTGGGCGCACTGCGCTCGGGCGCCATCCTGCTTTTCACCTTCATCGGCGGCACTGCCTATTTCTACGGCCCCATCATCGGTGGCGTGGTCGGGGTGCTGTTTTCTTCCTGGCTCTCGGCCTATACGCAGGCCTGGCAGTTTTACCTGGGCGCCTTCTTCATCCTGATCGTGATGACCGCCCCGGGCGGGCTGGCCAGCCTGACCGACCGGGGCTGGCGTCTGCTGCGCAGCGGCGACATCGAAGCGCGTCTGCTCATGCGGCTGGGCCTGTGGCTGATGGCCGCGCTGTGTACGCTGGCCGGCGTCATCCTGGCCACCGAGATGGCCTATCAGGCCAGCCTGGGGAGCCTGGCAGAGACGGGGGGGGAGGGCGCATCGCTGGTGCTGTGGGGCTGGTCCATCGATGTCCATTCGGCACGCCCGTGGATCGTGGCGATGCTGCTCATTGCGGTGGGCGCAATGGCGCTGGCGGTCTGGCATCGCAAGGGGAAGGGCCGATGA
- a CDS encoding ABC transporter ATP-binding protein: MNQPSPLVLQGVHKAFDRSEILRGVDLQLQPGERCALIGPNGAGKSSLFHVISGRYRADAGRVLLHGRDITREPPQRINRLGLARSFQITSLFPRLSAFENVRCALLWTLGYRYAFWRRIGQLRDASERALSMLEKVGLAARAEVTAGELSYAEQRALELAVTMATDASVILLDEPTAGMSRAESAAMVALIREVTVGKTLLMVEHDMQVVFGLADRIAVMDNGRVIACDTAGRIRANPEVQALYLDRRRHG, from the coding sequence ATGAACCAGCCTTCTCCCCTGGTGCTGCAGGGCGTGCATAAAGCCTTCGACCGCAGTGAAATTTTGCGCGGCGTCGATCTGCAATTGCAGCCCGGCGAGCGCTGCGCCCTGATCGGGCCCAACGGGGCGGGCAAGTCCAGCCTGTTCCATGTGATCTCGGGCCGCTACCGCGCCGATGCCGGCCGCGTGCTGCTGCACGGGCGCGACATCACGCGTGAGCCACCCCAGCGGATCAATCGCCTGGGGCTGGCGCGCAGCTTCCAGATCACTAGTCTGTTCCCGCGCCTGAGCGCCTTCGAGAACGTGCGCTGTGCACTGCTGTGGACGCTGGGCTACCGCTATGCCTTCTGGCGCCGCATCGGCCAGTTGCGCGATGCCAGCGAACGGGCGCTCTCCATGCTGGAGAAGGTCGGCCTGGCCGCGCGTGCCGAGGTGACCGCAGGTGAGCTGAGCTATGCCGAACAACGCGCCCTGGAGCTGGCCGTGACGATGGCCACCGATGCCTCCGTGATCCTGCTCGATGAACCGACCGCCGGCATGAGCCGCGCCGAGAGCGCGGCCATGGTGGCGCTGATCCGCGAAGTCACCGTGGGCAAGACCCTGCTGATGGTGGAGCACGACATGCAGGTCGTCTTCGGCCTGGCCGACCGCATCGCCGTCATGGACAACGGCCGCGTGATCGCCTGCGACACTGCCGGGCGCATCCGCGCCAATCCTGAAGTGCAGGCCTTGTATCTGGACCGCAGGCGCCATGGATAA
- a CDS encoding MFS transporter: MSYQAGAAVDGARASFEDATYSKVTWRLLPLLFLCYVASYLDRVNVGFAKLQMLQDLKFSDTVYGLGAGIFFLGYFVFEVPSNMILHKVGARLWIARIMITWGIISGAMAYVTSPEMFYIMRFLLGVAEAGFFPGVILYLTYWYPAARRGKITALFMTGIALSGVIGGPLSGWIMHAMPGVWGHTGWQWMFILEAIPSLILGALVILYMKDRIRDAEWLSEDEKRLLEANISHEESQKEHLSLGAMFANARVWLGALIYFCFVMGLYGVSFWLPTIIKATGVSDPLNVGLLTAIPYAFAAAAMVLIGRSADARRERRWHVAIPAFIGCIGLLLSTQYGSNTALAMASLTLASIGILTTLPLFWSLPTAFLSGTAAAAGIALINSLGNLAGFVSPFLVGWLKDTTQSTNAGMYVLAASLVIGGLLTLSLLAKLVNR, translated from the coding sequence ATGAGCTACCAAGCAGGCGCGGCCGTCGACGGCGCACGCGCATCCTTTGAAGACGCGACCTACAGCAAGGTCACCTGGCGGCTGTTGCCGCTGCTGTTCCTGTGCTACGTGGCTTCCTACCTGGATCGGGTCAACGTCGGCTTTGCCAAGCTGCAGATGCTGCAGGACCTCAAGTTCAGCGATACCGTCTATGGGCTGGGTGCGGGCATCTTCTTCCTGGGTTATTTCGTCTTCGAAGTGCCCAGCAACATGATCCTGCACAAGGTCGGCGCGCGCTTGTGGATCGCCCGCATCATGATCACCTGGGGCATCATCTCCGGCGCCATGGCCTACGTCACCTCGCCGGAGATGTTCTACATCATGCGCTTCCTGCTGGGGGTGGCCGAGGCGGGCTTCTTCCCTGGCGTGATCCTGTACCTGACCTACTGGTATCCGGCCGCCCGGCGCGGCAAGATCACCGCGCTCTTCATGACCGGCATTGCACTCTCGGGCGTGATCGGCGGCCCGCTGTCGGGCTGGATCATGCATGCCATGCCGGGGGTGTGGGGTCATACGGGATGGCAGTGGATGTTCATTCTGGAAGCCATTCCTTCGCTGATTCTGGGCGCGCTGGTGATCCTCTATATGAAGGATCGCATCCGTGATGCCGAGTGGCTCAGCGAAGACGAAAAGCGTCTGCTGGAAGCCAACATCAGCCATGAAGAAAGCCAGAAGGAACACCTCTCCCTGGGCGCCATGTTCGCCAATGCGCGGGTCTGGCTGGGTGCGCTGATCTACTTCTGCTTCGTCATGGGTCTGTATGGCGTGAGCTTCTGGCTGCCCACCATCATCAAGGCTACCGGCGTCTCCGATCCGCTCAACGTGGGCTTGCTCACCGCCATTCCCTACGCCTTTGCAGCCGCCGCCATGGTACTCATCGGCCGCAGTGCCGACGCCCGCCGTGAACGCCGCTGGCACGTGGCCATCCCGGCCTTCATCGGCTGCATCGGCCTGCTGCTCTCCACCCAGTACGGCAGCAACACCGCCCTGGCGATGGCCTCGCTGACGCTGGCCAGCATCGGCATCCTGACCACCCTGCCCTTGTTCTGGAGCCTGCCGACGGCCTTCCTGTCGGGCACGGCCGCTGCCGCCGGTATCGCGCTGATCAACTCGCTGGGCAACCTGGCCGGTTTCGTCAGCCCCTTCCTGGTGGGCTGGCTCAAGGACACCACCCAGAGCACCAATGCCGGCATGTACGTCCTGGCAGCCTCGCTGGTGATCGGCGGCCTGCTCACGCTGAGCCTGCTGGCCAAGCTGGTCAACAGGTAA
- a CDS encoding FadR/GntR family transcriptional regulator, protein MPLSSKPARPGASSEILSLAAAGLGPVRPERFAERVYETLFHAIVEGRIAVGSKLPSENDLATLFEVSRPVVRQALDRLREDQLVESLRGSGTYVKEKAGLAPARPDGEPETRIGHIMNGLELRLVLEPECAYMAALRRNRQDLERMDTLLLGFEEANRVGGIAHHYDFAFHEAIALATGNQRFVQVMKTLEYDVSHAVNMLRHLMHIPPWKRSQDAMDEHRQIFELIRQQDAEGARRAMRGHIENARTRMFNSRPGL, encoded by the coding sequence ATGCCCCTGTCCAGCAAGCCCGCGCGCCCCGGCGCTTCCAGCGAAATCCTGAGCCTTGCGGCCGCCGGTCTGGGGCCGGTGCGGCCGGAGCGCTTCGCTGAACGGGTGTATGAAACCTTGTTCCATGCCATCGTCGAAGGCCGCATCGCGGTCGGCAGCAAGCTGCCCTCGGAAAACGATCTGGCCACGCTCTTCGAGGTCTCGCGCCCGGTGGTGCGGCAGGCGTTGGACCGGCTGCGCGAGGATCAACTGGTGGAATCCCTGCGCGGCTCCGGAACCTATGTGAAGGAAAAGGCGGGATTGGCCCCGGCCCGTCCCGATGGCGAACCCGAGACCCGCATCGGCCACATCATGAACGGCCTGGAGCTGCGCCTGGTGCTGGAGCCCGAATGTGCCTACATGGCCGCCCTGCGCCGCAACCGCCAGGATCTGGAACGGATGGATACCTTGCTGCTGGGTTTCGAGGAAGCCAACCGGGTCGGCGGCATCGCCCATCATTACGATTTCGCCTTCCATGAAGCCATCGCCCTGGCCACCGGCAACCAGCGCTTCGTGCAGGTGATGAAGACGCTGGAATACGATGTCAGCCACGCCGTCAACATGCTGCGCCACCTGATGCACATCCCGCCCTGGAAGCGTTCCCAGGATGCCATGGACGAGCATCGCCAGATTTTCGAACTGATCCGCCAGCAGGATGCCGAAGGCGCCCGGCGCGCCATGCGCGGCCATATCGAGAATGCCCGCACGCGCATGTTCAACAGCCGGCCCGGCTTGTAA
- a CDS encoding YdiU family protein: MTQAYSLPPFENRFAALPPAFYTRLQPTPLPAPYLVGFSEDAAATVGLSTPAIDDRSFLDIFAGNQIAPGSAPLSAVYSGHQFGVWAGQLGDGRAITLGDLPAADGQGRIELQLKGAGQTPYSRMGDGRAVLRSSIREFLCSEAMAALGIPTTRALTVIGSDQRVLREAPETAAVVTRMAPSFIRFGSFEHWYYNQRFDELKILADTVLEQFYPELLAEENPYQALLREVTRRTAVLMAQWQAVGFMHGVMNTDNMSILGLTLDYGPFGFMEAFDARHICNHTDSQGRYSYQMQPRIGQWNCFALGQAMLPLIGSVEQTEAALAGYEAIFQAQHDALLHAKLGLTTQQAEDARLFEAMFGILQANGVDFTLFFRRLGDLRIDNTAHDEPLRDLILDRPAFDAWAAQYRARLRAEDSDDDARRLAMHAVNPKYVLRNYLAQVAIEQAQQKDFSEVARLQQMLRHPFDEQPGFERYAALPPDWASHLEVSCSS; this comes from the coding sequence ATGACGCAAGCTTATTCACTTCCTCCTTTCGAAAACCGCTTTGCCGCGCTGCCCCCGGCGTTCTACACCCGGCTGCAGCCCACGCCCCTGCCCGCGCCTTACCTAGTCGGTTTCAGCGAGGATGCTGCCGCCACCGTCGGGCTGAGCACGCCGGCGATCGATGATCGCAGCTTCTTGGACATCTTTGCCGGCAACCAGATCGCGCCCGGTTCGGCACCGCTCTCGGCGGTGTATTCGGGCCACCAGTTCGGCGTCTGGGCCGGCCAGCTGGGGGATGGCCGCGCCATTACCCTGGGTGACCTGCCGGCGGCCGACGGCCAGGGGCGCATCGAACTGCAATTGAAGGGGGCCGGCCAGACGCCCTATTCGCGCATGGGTGACGGCCGTGCCGTGCTGCGCTCCTCGATCCGCGAATTTCTCTGTTCAGAAGCCATGGCGGCGCTCGGCATCCCCACCACGCGCGCGCTGACCGTGATCGGCTCGGACCAGCGCGTGCTGCGCGAAGCCCCGGAAACGGCCGCCGTGGTCACCCGCATGGCGCCCAGCTTCATCCGCTTCGGCTCCTTCGAGCACTGGTACTACAACCAGCGCTTCGATGAACTGAAGATCCTGGCCGATACCGTGCTGGAGCAGTTCTATCCGGAACTGCTGGCCGAAGAAAACCCCTATCAGGCCCTGCTCAGGGAAGTCACCCGCCGCACCGCCGTCCTGATGGCGCAATGGCAGGCGGTGGGCTTCATGCATGGCGTGATGAACACCGACAATATGTCCATCCTGGGCCTGACGCTGGATTACGGTCCCTTCGGCTTCATGGAAGCCTTCGACGCCCGCCACATCTGCAACCATACCGACAGCCAGGGCCGCTACAGCTACCAGATGCAGCCGCGCATCGGCCAGTGGAACTGCTTCGCGCTGGGCCAGGCCATGCTGCCGCTGATCGGGTCGGTGGAACAGACCGAAGCGGCCCTGGCCGGCTATGAAGCGATCTTCCAGGCGCAGCACGATGCCCTGCTGCACGCCAAACTGGGCCTGACGACGCAGCAAGCCGAGGATGCCCGGCTGTTCGAAGCGATGTTTGGCATCCTGCAGGCCAACGGGGTCGATTTCACCCTGTTCTTCCGCCGCCTGGGTGACTTGCGGATCGACAACACCGCCCACGACGAGCCCTTGCGCGACCTCATCCTCGACCGGCCGGCCTTCGATGCCTGGGCCGCACAATATCGCGCCCGGCTGCGCGCCGAGGACAGCGACGACGATGCCCGTCGGCTTGCAATGCATGCCGTCAACCCCAAATACGTGCTTCGCAATTACCTCGCCCAGGTCGCCATCGAGCAGGCGCAACAGAAAGATTTCAGCGAAGTGGCGCGCCTGCAGCAGATGCTGCGCCATCCCTTCGACGAACAGCCCGGATTCGAACGCTATGCGGCCCTGCCACCGGACTGGGCCAGCCATCTCGAGGTGAGCTGCTCTTCCTGA
- a CDS encoding SDR family oxidoreductase — protein MRLQDKVAIVTGGGSGFGEGIAKAYAREGAAVVVADIGEAGGLRVVEEIKAAGGRAVFAKADVSRRADMDQLLATALEHFGKLDIVVNNAGTTHRNRPMLEVEEEEFDRVYAVNVKSIFLSAKTFVPYFREVGGGAFVNIASTAGIRPRPGLTWYNGSKGAVITTSKSMAAELGPDKIRVNCVNPVISATGLLTEFMGVPDTPENRKKFVATIPMGRFSTPEDIANACLYLGSDEAAFVTGVCIEVDGGRCV, from the coding sequence ATGCGTTTGCAAGACAAGGTAGCCATCGTCACCGGTGGCGGTTCGGGTTTCGGAGAAGGCATCGCCAAAGCCTATGCCCGTGAGGGCGCCGCCGTGGTGGTGGCCGACATCGGCGAGGCCGGTGGCCTGCGGGTGGTGGAAGAGATCAAGGCGGCGGGCGGCCGTGCCGTCTTCGCCAAGGCCGACGTCTCCAGGCGCGCCGACATGGATCAGTTGCTGGCCACCGCCCTGGAACACTTCGGCAAGCTCGATATCGTGGTCAACAATGCCGGCACCACGCACCGCAACCGTCCCATGCTGGAAGTGGAAGAGGAAGAATTCGACCGCGTGTATGCCGTCAACGTGAAGAGCATCTTCCTCTCGGCCAAGACCTTCGTGCCCTACTTCCGCGAGGTCGGCGGCGGCGCTTTCGTCAACATCGCCTCTACCGCCGGCATCCGCCCGCGTCCGGGCCTGACCTGGTACAACGGCAGCAAGGGCGCAGTCATTACCACCAGCAAGTCGATGGCGGCCGAACTGGGCCCGGACAAGATCCGCGTGAACTGCGTCAATCCGGTCATCTCGGCCACCGGCCTGCTGACCGAATTCATGGGCGTGCCCGATACCCCGGAAAACCGCAAGAAGTTCGTCGCCACCATCCCCATGGGCCGCTTCTCCACGCCCGAGGACATCGCCAATGCCTGCCTCTACCTGGGCTCGGATGAAGCCGCGTTCGTCACCGGGGTCTGCATCGAGGTCGATGGCGGACGTTGCGTTTAA
- a CDS encoding branched-chain amino acid ABC transporter permease produces the protein MEFALITFLNGLGYGFLLFLLSSGLTLIYSMMGVPNFAHASFYMLGAYVAYALAGVLGFWWALLLAPLAVGIVGALVEHYGLRIVHRYGHVPELLFTFGLSYLVVELVQLVWGRSPVPYRIPPELDGTLFTLYSTAFPIYRGFMLLVAALMLLALWLLLRHTRIGLVIQAALTHPQMAEALGHNVPRVFMLVFGGGCALAALAGVIGGNAFVTEPGMAAAVGSIIFVVVVVGGLGSLAGAFITSLLIGMMQTFAVALDVSLASLGVPVSAGSALAPLVHLTLAQVAPVLPYLLLVVMLIVRPKGLLGRREG, from the coding sequence TTGGAATTCGCGCTGATCACCTTCCTGAACGGCCTGGGCTACGGCTTCCTGCTGTTCCTGCTGTCATCGGGTCTCACGCTCATCTACAGCATGATGGGCGTGCCCAACTTCGCCCATGCCAGCTTCTACATGCTGGGCGCCTACGTCGCCTATGCACTGGCGGGCGTGCTGGGATTCTGGTGGGCGCTGCTGCTGGCGCCGCTGGCCGTGGGCATCGTCGGGGCGCTGGTGGAACATTACGGCCTGCGCATCGTGCATCGCTATGGGCATGTGCCGGAATTATTGTTCACCTTTGGCCTGTCCTATCTGGTGGTGGAACTGGTGCAGCTGGTGTGGGGGCGCTCGCCCGTGCCTTATCGGATTCCGCCCGAACTGGACGGCACGCTCTTTACCCTCTATTCGACGGCCTTCCCGATCTATCGTGGCTTCATGCTGCTGGTGGCGGCACTGATGCTGCTGGCCTTGTGGCTGCTATTGCGTCATACCCGCATCGGCCTGGTGATCCAGGCGGCACTGACCCATCCGCAGATGGCCGAGGCGCTGGGCCACAACGTGCCGCGCGTGTTCATGCTGGTGTTTGGCGGTGGCTGCGCGCTGGCGGCGCTGGCCGGCGTCATCGGCGGCAATGCCTTCGTCACCGAACCGGGCATGGCGGCGGCCGTGGGCAGCATCATCTTCGTGGTGGTGGTGGTGGGCGGCCTGGGTTCGCTGGCGGGCGCCTTCATTACTTCGCTCCTGATCGGGATGATGCAGACCTTTGCCGTGGCGCTGGATGTGTCGCTGGCCAGCCTGGGGGTGCCGGTATCGGCCGGCAGCGCCCTGGCGCCGCTGGTGCATCTGACTCTGGCGCAGGTGGCGCCGGTGTTGCCCTACCTGCTGCTGGTGGTGATGCTGATCGTGCGCCCCAAGGGGCTACTGGGACGGCGGGAGGGCTGA
- the msrB gene encoding peptide-methionine (R)-S-oxide reductase MsrB — protein MNKRVEKTEAQWREQLDPMEYQVTREAATERAFTGRYWDHHEAGIYTCVCCDTPLFTSDAKFDSGCGWPSYFEPIDPANVREKLDRSYGMIRTEIICNVCDAHLGHVFPDGPPPTGLRYCINSASLRFDPA, from the coding sequence ATGAACAAACGTGTAGAAAAGACCGAAGCGCAATGGCGCGAACAGCTCGACCCGATGGAATACCAGGTCACCCGTGAAGCCGCCACCGAGCGCGCCTTTACCGGCCGTTACTGGGATCACCACGAAGCCGGCATCTATACCTGTGTCTGCTGCGACACGCCGCTGTTCACCTCGGACGCCAAGTTCGACTCCGGCTGCGGCTGGCCCAGCTACTTCGAACCCATCGATCCGGCCAACGTGCGCGAGAAACTGGACCGCAGTTATGGCATGATTCGCACCGAGATCATCTGCAACGTCTGCGACGCCCACCTGGGCCACGTCTTCCCCGACGGCCCGCCGCCTACCGGACTGCGCTATTGCATCAATTCGGCTTCGCTGCGCTTCGACCCGGCGTAA
- a CDS encoding aldehyde dehydrogenase family protein, producing MKQHFIDNRWVAPASGESIPVIDPSDGQPFEAIARGNATDIERAVQAARRAYEGAWGKLSAAERSRLLMKLAYKLQDHQEELARLEGRDCGKPMKQARADAAAIVRYFEFYAGAADKLHGDTIPYQAGYTVLTLREPHGVTGHIVPWNYPMQIFGRCVGGALAAGNTCVVKPAEDACLSLLRVAELAAEVGFPEGALNIVTGYGHEAGDLLVRHPDVDHVSFTGSPNVGKLVVRAAAEHHTPVTLELGGKSPQVVFEDADMDALLPVVVNAIVQNAGQTCSAGSRLLVQRGAYEKVLERLAGLFSQLKVGSSQMDLDCGPLIRKTQQERVAGFLSEARRDGIALVAQGEIAPGAPTGGFYQAPALLRDVPPQHRLAQEEVFGPVLAAMSFEDEAEAIALANGTDYGLVASVWTRDGGRQLRLARAIRSGQVFINNYGAGGGVELPFGGVKASGHGREKGFEALYGFTVLKTIAIRHG from the coding sequence ATGAAACAGCACTTCATCGACAACCGCTGGGTTGCACCCGCCTCGGGCGAGAGCATCCCCGTCATCGACCCCTCCGATGGCCAGCCTTTCGAGGCCATCGCACGTGGCAATGCCACCGACATCGAGCGCGCCGTGCAGGCTGCGCGCCGGGCCTATGAAGGTGCCTGGGGCAAGCTGTCTGCCGCCGAGCGCAGCCGCCTGCTGATGAAGCTGGCCTACAAGCTGCAGGATCACCAGGAAGAACTGGCCCGGCTGGAAGGCCGCGACTGCGGCAAACCCATGAAGCAGGCGCGCGCCGATGCGGCGGCCATCGTGCGTTATTTCGAGTTTTACGCCGGCGCGGCCGACAAACTGCATGGCGACACCATCCCCTATCAGGCCGGCTACACGGTCCTGACCCTGCGTGAGCCGCATGGCGTGACCGGCCACATCGTGCCCTGGAACTATCCGATGCAGATCTTCGGGCGCTGCGTGGGCGGCGCCCTGGCCGCTGGCAATACCTGCGTGGTCAAGCCGGCCGAGGATGCCTGCCTGTCCCTCTTGCGGGTGGCCGAACTGGCAGCGGAGGTCGGCTTCCCGGAGGGCGCTCTCAACATCGTCACCGGTTATGGTCATGAAGCGGGCGACCTGCTGGTCAGGCATCCGGATGTGGATCATGTGTCCTTCACCGGCTCGCCCAATGTGGGCAAGCTGGTGGTGCGCGCGGCGGCCGAGCATCACACCCCGGTCACGCTGGAGCTGGGAGGCAAGTCGCCGCAGGTGGTGTTCGAGGATGCCGACATGGATGCCCTGCTGCCGGTGGTGGTCAATGCCATCGTGCAGAACGCCGGCCAGACCTGCTCGGCCGGCAGCCGCCTGCTGGTGCAGCGCGGCGCTTACGAAAAGGTGCTGGAACGGCTTGCCGGGCTGTTCTCGCAGCTCAAGGTCGGCTCCTCGCAGATGGACCTGGACTGCGGCCCGCTGATCCGCAAGACCCAGCAGGAGCGCGTGGCCGGTTTCCTCTCGGAGGCGCGGCGCGACGGCATCGCGCTGGTGGCGCAGGGCGAGATCGCGCCCGGCGCCCCCACCGGGGGCTTCTACCAGGCCCCGGCCCTGCTGCGCGACGTGCCACCGCAGCACCGGCTGGCACAGGAAGAAGTCTTCGGTCCGGTGCTGGCGGCCATGTCCTTCGAGGATGAAGCCGAGGCCATCGCCCTGGCCAATGGCACCGATTATGGCCTGGTGGCCAGCGTCTGGACCCGCGACGGCGGCCGCCAGCTGCGACTGGCGCGGGCCATTCGCAGCGGCCAGGTGTTCATCAACAACTATGGCGCCGGGGGCGGCGTGGAGCTGCCCTTCGGCGGCGTGAAGGCCAGCGGACACGGGCGCGAAAAAGGCTTCGAGGCGCTCTATGGCTTCACGGTCCTGAAGACCATCGCCATCCGCCACGGCTGA
- a CDS encoding ABC transporter ATP-binding protein: protein MDKPSPLLKVSGLQAWYGQSHVLHGLSLEVGRGEIVSILGRNGAGRSTLLKALMGQVRSSGEIQFDGRSLAGLPTHAIARRGIGYVPESRDVFPTLTVEQNLLLGRKSGRAPADGWREEDVLALFPALARRHKVAAGALSGGEQQMLALGRALMGNPVLLLIDEPTEGLAPQMVEQVAHCLELLRQRQVAVLLIEQKQALALDLSQQVYVMGRGEMVFRGTPAQLTANHALQQEWLAL, encoded by the coding sequence ATGGATAAGCCTTCACCCCTGCTCAAGGTCAGCGGCTTGCAAGCCTGGTACGGCCAGAGTCACGTGCTGCATGGCCTGTCCCTGGAAGTGGGGCGCGGCGAGATCGTCAGCATCCTCGGGCGCAATGGCGCGGGCCGCTCGACCTTGCTCAAGGCCCTGATGGGTCAGGTGCGCAGCAGTGGTGAAATCCAGTTCGACGGTCGTTCGCTGGCCGGACTGCCTACCCACGCCATCGCCCGGCGCGGTATCGGCTATGTGCCGGAAAGCCGCGATGTCTTCCCCACGCTCACCGTGGAGCAGAACCTGCTGCTGGGCCGCAAGAGCGGCCGCGCGCCGGCCGATGGCTGGCGCGAAGAAGACGTGCTGGCCCTGTTCCCGGCCCTGGCACGGCGTCACAAGGTGGCAGCCGGCGCGCTCTCCGGTGGCGAGCAGCAGATGCTGGCGCTGGGCCGCGCGCTGATGGGCAATCCCGTCCTGCTGCTGATCGACGAGCCCACCGAAGGCCTCGCGCCGCAGATGGTCGAGCAGGTGGCGCATTGTCTGGAACTGCTGCGCCAGCGCCAGGTGGCGGTGCTGCTGATCGAGCAGAAACAGGCTCTGGCGCTGGACCTTTCGCAGCAGGTCTACGTGATGGGACGGGGCGAGATGGTCTTCCGGGGAACGCCGGCGCAACTGACTGCGAACCACGCCTTGCAGCAGGAGTGGCTGGCGCTCTGA